GACCCGGGTGCCGTGGATCCAGGACCACGCCGACGTCAGCGCGGGCCAGCTGGGGCTGGCGCTGGCCTTCCCCGCGCTCGGCGCGTCCTTGGCGATGCCCCTCGCGGGCCGCATCAGCCACCGCTTCGGCGCCCGTACGGCGCTGCGCGGGCTGATCGCGTCCTGGACCCTGGCCCTGGTCCTGCCGGCACTGGCCCCCAACCTCCCCACTCTCTGCGTCGCCCTGTTCGTCTACGGCGCCACGGCCGGTATGACGGACGTGGCGATGAACGCGCTGGGCGTCGAGATCGAGAACCGGCTCGGCAGGTCGATCATGTCCGGACTGCACGGCATGTGGAGTGCGGGCGCCCTGGTCGGAGCGGCGGGCGGCACCCTCGCCGCACATCTGGGCTCCGACGCGCGTCTGCATCACGCGCTCGCGGCGGCGACCCTCACGGTCCTCGGCGTGACCGCCTGCCGCTGGGTGCTCGATCTGCGCCCCACCGAGGACGAGGAACCGCCCCCGAGGTTCGCGCTTCCGCCCAGGTCCGCGCTGCTGATCGGCGCGATCGGCTTCTGCGCGGTGTTCGCGGAGGGCGCGAGCCTGGACTGGTCGGCGGTGTATCTGCGGGACGAGCTGGGCACCTCGGACGGGCTGGCGGCGGCTTCCACGACGGGCTTCATGCTGACGATGGCGGTCGCCCGGCTCGTCGGGGACGCGGTCGTCAACCGCTTCGGCGCGGTACGGACGGTCCGCGCGAGCGGCACGCTCGCCGTGCTCGGCGGTGCGCTCATCGTCGTCGCGGAGCAGCCCGCCGTGGCGATGTCCGGCTTCGCGCTGCTGGGTCTCGGCATCGCCGTGGTCGTCCCGCTGTGCTTCGCGGCGGCGGGCCACAGCGGCCCCAACCCCAGTCAGGCCATCGCGGGCGTCGCCACCATCACGTACACCTCGGGACTGGTCGCGCCGAGCGCGATCGGGATGCTGGCCCAGGCGACGAGCCTGGTGGTGTCGTTCGGGCTGGTGACGGTGCTGGCGGGCGGACTCACCGGGTTCGCGGGGGTGCTGCGCGCCGGTGAGAAGGACCGCCCGAAGGTCACTCCGCCGGGCGCAGCAGTTCCCGACCGCAGGACCTGAACCAGTCGCTCCAGGGCGTGGGCCGCAGGGTTCCCGCGTCGAGCCGGACCAGCACCCGGGTGCCCCGCGAGTACGTCACCTCACCGTCGGCCGAGCAGAGCCGGAAGCCGTAGGTGAGGCCGGTGGTGCCGAGGCGTTCCAGCCAGAGGTGCACGGCGTAGGCGCCGGGCCGGCCGACCGGGGCCTCGTAGCTGATGCGCAGTTCCCTGACCACGTTGCAGAAGTCGCCGGCCGCCGC
This genomic interval from Streptomyces sp. B21-083 contains the following:
- a CDS encoding acyl-CoA thioesterase, translated to MPVAVHFDDLDSLGMLHNARYPLLVERAWNELWQGYGLTFDGDWAAAGDFCNVVRELRISYEAPVGRPGAYAVHLWLERLGTTGLTYGFRLCSADGEVTYSRGTRVLVRLDAGTLRPTPWSDWFRSCGRELLRPAE
- a CDS encoding MFS transporter — encoded protein: MSEVLYERHEVKRARYAVAAVFAVHGAVTGSFATRVPWIQDHADVSAGQLGLALAFPALGASLAMPLAGRISHRFGARTALRGLIASWTLALVLPALAPNLPTLCVALFVYGATAGMTDVAMNALGVEIENRLGRSIMSGLHGMWSAGALVGAAGGTLAAHLGSDARLHHALAAATLTVLGVTACRWVLDLRPTEDEEPPPRFALPPRSALLIGAIGFCAVFAEGASLDWSAVYLRDELGTSDGLAAASTTGFMLTMAVARLVGDAVVNRFGAVRTVRASGTLAVLGGALIVVAEQPAVAMSGFALLGLGIAVVVPLCFAAAGHSGPNPSQAIAGVATITYTSGLVAPSAIGMLAQATSLVVSFGLVTVLAGGLTGFAGVLRAGEKDRPKVTPPGAAVPDRRT